AATGACTTCCTGATAACATCATTTCGCTTCAGACGATTTTAATTGGATGAAGTCCCTTCCTCGATTTGCCTTTTCTTTTGCTTCTTCAATTGATTTACCTATTGCCAAGCTAACACCCATTCGGCGTTTTCCAACAACTTCTGGTTTTCCAAAAATCCGAATGTCAACCCCTGGAATCGACAAAGCTTCACCAAGACCCACATACTGTGGTGATTTTGTATCTCCTTCTAGAAGTATCGCAGAACTTGCTGCAGGTGTTTGGAAAATGAGTTCGGGAATGGGAAGCCCAAGCAGTGCTCTTACATGAAGAGAAAATTCGGAAATATTTTGTGAGATGAGGGTGACAAGGCCCGTGTCATGCGGTCTTGGAGAAACCTCACTAAAGTACACTTCGTCCCCTTTGATAAAAAGTTCTACACCAAAGATTCCAAAACCACCAAGTCCCGTTGTTACCTTCTCTGCAATTTCTTTTGCTGATTGTAAAGCTATGTCAGTCATTGCTTGGGGCATCCAAGACTCCACATAATCCCCGTTCACTTGTCTATGCCCAATGGGTGGTAAAAAACTAGTGCCACCAACGTGACGGATTGTGAGTAATGTGATTTCAAAATCAAAAGGAATGAATTCTTCGATGATCATTTTCCCTTTGCCTGTGCGGCCCCCCGTTTGTCCGTAGTCCCAGGCTTTTTGAATGTCAGATTCGGTTTTGATAAGGCTCTGGCCTTTTCCAGAAGAACTCATGATGGGTTTCACAACACAAGGGAAACCAATGGTATGGACAGCTTTTGTAAAACCTTCACTGGTATCGGCAAAAAGATATGTTGAAGTTTTAAGACCCAATTCTTTTGCTACAAAGTTACGAATGCCTTCGCGGTTCATCGTTAGGTTCACAGCTTTGGCACTAGGAACGATTTTAAAACCATCAGCTTCTAAACGAACCAAAGTTTCTGTATGGATGGCTTCAATTTCAGGGACA
The sequence above is a segment of the Leptospira sp. WS39.C2 genome. Coding sequences within it:
- the purT gene encoding formate-dependent phosphoribosylglycinamide formyltransferase, with protein sequence MIGTPFTKQATKLLLLGSGELGKEVAIEANRLGVHVIAVDRYPNAPAMLVAQESRVINMLDPKELEATIRELKPDYVVPEIEAIHTETLVRLEADGFKIVPSAKAVNLTMNREGIRNFVAKELGLKTSTYLFADTSEGFTKAVHTIGFPCVVKPIMSSSGKGQSLIKTESDIQKAWDYGQTGGRTGKGKMIIEEFIPFDFEITLLTIRHVGGTSFLPPIGHRQVNGDYVESWMPQAMTDIALQSAKEIAEKVTTGLGGFGIFGVELFIKGDEVYFSEVSPRPHDTGLVTLISQNISEFSLHVRALLGLPIPELIFQTPAASSAILLEGDTKSPQYVGLGEALSIPGVDIRIFGKPEVVGKRRMGVSLAIGKSIEEAKEKANRGRDFIQLKSSEAK